One stretch of Bacteroidota bacterium DNA includes these proteins:
- a CDS encoding pyridoxal phosphate-dependent aminotransferase has translation MSIECAKVGGINLSQGFSDTELDPIIATAAKEAIDRGINHYTRFDGITELRTAISEKLRYYNKINADPENEIIVTSGSTAALFCVFFALMKPQDEVILFEPYYGYHLNTIYAVNINPIFFRLPEPDWKIDFDALEKTITSKTKAIILNTPTNPSGKIFTREEILAIGRIAKKHGIYVITDEIYEYFLYDGAEHVSPGSIDEIKDNVITISGYSKTFSITGWRIGYIACSKNISQVIGYVHDLIYVCAPAPLQAGVAEGVKKLTDQFYHKLQTAYTKKRELLCNALNDSGLTPIVPKGAYYILADISKIDGNTSKEKTMNFLNKTRIAAVPGEAFYHDMHGNNIARFCFAKRDHVLEEAAAILSKIKY, from the coding sequence ATGTCAATAGAATGTGCGAAGGTTGGTGGAATTAATCTTTCCCAGGGTTTTTCTGATACGGAACTGGATCCCATTATTGCAACAGCTGCAAAAGAAGCAATCGATCGAGGAATAAATCACTATACGAGATTTGATGGAATAACAGAACTGCGAACAGCGATTTCTGAGAAACTTCGATACTACAATAAGATAAATGCAGACCCCGAAAACGAGATTATTGTAACGAGTGGGTCAACTGCAGCGTTATTTTGTGTGTTCTTTGCACTAATGAAGCCACAGGATGAAGTTATTTTATTTGAGCCATATTATGGCTACCATCTGAATACGATTTATGCAGTCAATATTAATCCGATTTTTTTTAGATTACCCGAACCCGATTGGAAAATTGACTTCGATGCTCTGGAAAAAACTATTACATCAAAAACAAAGGCCATAATTCTAAACACTCCAACAAACCCGTCAGGGAAGATATTTACGCGTGAAGAGATTCTAGCAATCGGCCGAATAGCAAAAAAACATGGCATCTATGTCATCACAGATGAAATTTATGAATATTTTTTGTACGATGGTGCTGAACATGTCAGTCCTGGTTCAATTGATGAGATTAAAGATAATGTGATTACGATCTCCGGATACTCAAAGACATTTAGCATAACAGGATGGCGTATTGGTTATATCGCCTGTAGTAAAAATATTTCGCAAGTGATCGGATATGTTCACGATCTTATATATGTCTGTGCACCAGCACCATTACAGGCCGGCGTGGCCGAAGGTGTAAAAAAATTAACCGATCAATTTTATCATAAACTTCAGACCGCATATACTAAGAAGCGGGAATTATTGTGCAATGCTTTAAATGACAGCGGACTCACACCGATAGTTCCCAAAGGGGCATATTACATTTTAGCAGACATTTCAAAAATTGATGGAAATACGAGTAAAGAAAAAACGATGAATTTCCTTAATAAAACACGAATTGCTGCTGTGCCAGGCGAAGCGTTTTATCATGACATGCATGGTAATAACATCGCACGTTTTTGTTTCGCTAAGCGTGATCACGTTCTTGAAGAAGCAGCTGCGATATTGTCAAAAATTAAATATTAG
- a CDS encoding FkbM family methyltransferase: MNIFKSALIQLSGNEIIQNVLQYNVKISQILMGIGSGSGVLSSGEGAIFQILRQKCVPPFCIFDIGSNQGEYVKLVMKNLLIEDYSLHCFEPGPDTFNLLVKNVKDIKNIKLNNIGISKEKGEASLYFNKSGSGLASLSKRRLDHFGIDFNKTEKIKLDTIDNYCFENTVNHIHLLKIDIEGHELDALLGACKMFEKKQIDIVTFEFGGCNIDSRTYFQDYWYFFREINMKIFRITKSGYLFPIKCYSEIHEQFRTTNYLAMN; encoded by the coding sequence ATGAATATATTTAAATCTGCTTTAATACAGTTGTCGGGGAATGAAATTATTCAAAACGTCTTACAATACAATGTAAAAATATCCCAAATATTAATGGGAATAGGTTCTGGTAGCGGTGTGCTGTCTAGTGGTGAGGGGGCTATTTTTCAGATTCTACGACAAAAATGCGTACCACCATTTTGCATATTTGATATTGGTTCAAACCAAGGCGAATATGTCAAACTTGTAATGAAAAACTTATTAATTGAGGATTATAGTTTACACTGTTTCGAGCCTGGTCCCGATACATTTAATTTACTAGTAAAGAATGTTAAAGACATCAAAAATATTAAGTTAAATAACATAGGAATAAGTAAAGAAAAAGGAGAGGCGAGTTTATACTTTAACAAATCTGGTTCCGGGTTGGCATCTCTCTCAAAGAGAAGATTAGATCACTTTGGAATTGATTTTAATAAAACAGAGAAGATAAAACTAGACACTATTGATAATTATTGTTTTGAAAATACAGTAAATCATATTCATTTGTTAAAAATAGATATTGAAGGTCATGAACTTGATGCTCTTCTTGGTGCATGCAAAATGTTTGAAAAAAAACAAATTGACATTGTTACTTTTGAATTTGGTGGTTGCAACATTGATTCGAGAACATATTTTCAAGATTATTGGTATTTTTTCCGTGAAATCAATATGAAGATATTTCGTATCACAAAATCCGGGTATTTGTTTCCCATTAAATGCTACAGTGAAATTCATGAACAATTTAGAACTACGAATTATTTAGCAATGAATTGA
- a CDS encoding DegT/DnrJ/EryC1/StrS family aminotransferase, whose amino-acid sequence MKVPFVDAVRNYHLIKDEIDAAYHSVMERGDYIDRDDLKKFEDNLAKFVGTKYAVGLNSGYDALHMSLRAANVGVGDEVIVPAHTFVATCSAVSNVGAIPVLVDVTKDFNIDVSKIEEVITSKTKAIIPVHLSGWMSDMPTILKIAGKYNLAVIEDACQSLGSSINGKGAGSWGLTGCYSFYPFKILGGYGDGGAITTDSEEVAQFARRMRYNGEDRLSGEYFGHGFTCLLDNLQAAFLDVKLRHFNNWIVRRKEIAKIYFDGLSDLQDLMLPHYDKPGFDHVYQNYTVRAKQGNDFSEFLKKNDIGVLTQFRKPYYKHAGLKLVDRGFPETEALSREVCSLPMNVEINDEEIQYVIKVVRSFYGK is encoded by the coding sequence ATGAAAGTACCATTTGTCGATGCAGTGAGAAATTATCATTTAATTAAAGATGAAATAGATGCAGCCTATCATTCTGTTATGGAGCGGGGCGATTATATAGACAGGGATGATCTTAAAAAATTTGAAGATAACCTTGCAAAATTTGTTGGAACAAAATATGCTGTCGGATTAAACAGTGGTTATGATGCATTACATATGTCGTTAAGGGCGGCAAATGTCGGAGTAGGAGATGAAGTGATCGTTCCAGCCCATACTTTTGTTGCCACATGTTCAGCTGTCTCAAATGTTGGAGCAATCCCTGTATTAGTGGATGTCACGAAAGATTTTAATATCGATGTATCGAAAATAGAAGAGGTTATCACCTCAAAAACAAAAGCAATAATTCCGGTTCATCTTAGTGGCTGGATGTCAGATATGCCAACAATACTGAAAATTGCTGGAAAATATAATTTAGCAGTGATCGAAGATGCGTGCCAAAGCCTGGGTTCGAGTATCAACGGAAAAGGTGCTGGTTCATGGGGATTAACTGGATGTTATAGTTTTTACCCATTTAAAATCCTAGGCGGATATGGTGATGGTGGTGCAATCACGACGGATAGTGAAGAAGTAGCACAATTTGCTCGAAGGATGCGTTATAATGGAGAGGACAGGTTATCGGGAGAATATTTTGGGCATGGGTTTACATGTTTATTGGATAATTTACAGGCTGCATTTCTTGATGTCAAATTGCGTCATTTTAATAATTGGATAGTACGAAGAAAAGAGATTGCGAAAATATACTTTGACGGATTGTCGGATTTACAAGATTTAATGCTGCCGCATTATGATAAACCTGGTTTTGATCACGTGTATCAAAACTATACTGTGCGCGCTAAACAAGGGAATGATTTTTCCGAATTTTTAAAGAAGAATGATATTGGCGTGTTAACACAATTTAGAAAGCCTTATTATAAACACGCAGGGTTAAAGCTTGTTGATAGAGGGTTTCCAGAAACTGAAGCACTAAGCCGTGAAGTCTGCTCGCTTCCTATGAATGTTGAAATTAATGATGAAGAAATTCAGTATGTCATCAAAGTTGTGCGTTCTTTCTATGGAAAATAA
- a CDS encoding glycosyltransferase family 9 protein, which produces MGKNKLLIFKSGLLGDTLVSLPALNLIRNNYPNSEIIYLWMKLPNSDYVTPPEILAQSGLVDRFLYITNYDSIIKRYSSYLKVWFILYFQKIEIGIVLEPPYWSAFRKTFLLFCGIKKVIGPNSEINIIERDIDGDICKSENVADMLMAQLSDLDIDIPEKGCGEFKLHLNNSEKNKSKNFLINNQLSSKILIGVAPVSNMPSKCWPIENYYSVLKELIKEFNIEPIMFGSKKDFINNQKLVSRLEKGFNVSGEVNVREGIALLSHCKLYLGNDTGTMHMAAAAGIKCVAIFSSIDMPGKWYPYGTGHKVFRTKIECEGCLLKECIENKSKCITSINYKDVYNACKMILNESL; this is translated from the coding sequence ATGGGAAAAAATAAATTATTAATATTTAAATCGGGATTATTAGGAGATACATTGGTATCTCTACCGGCACTGAATCTCATTCGAAATAATTACCCTAATTCAGAAATAATCTATTTATGGATGAAATTACCAAATTCTGATTATGTCACTCCCCCTGAGATTCTTGCTCAATCTGGATTGGTAGACAGATTTCTGTATATCACAAATTATGATTCAATAATAAAACGATATAGTTCATATCTGAAAGTATGGTTTATACTTTACTTTCAAAAGATTGAAATAGGCATTGTTTTAGAACCACCATATTGGTCGGCATTTAGAAAAACGTTTCTTTTATTTTGCGGAATAAAGAAAGTCATTGGCCCGAATTCAGAAATAAATATCATTGAAAGAGATATTGATGGCGACATTTGTAAGTCCGAGAATGTTGCCGACATGCTTATGGCCCAATTGTCGGATTTAGATATTGACATTCCAGAAAAAGGGTGCGGAGAATTTAAACTGCACTTAAATAATTCGGAAAAAAATAAATCAAAAAATTTTTTAATTAATAATCAACTATCAAGTAAAATACTTATAGGGGTTGCCCCCGTAAGTAATATGCCGAGTAAATGTTGGCCTATTGAAAATTATTATTCTGTTCTCAAAGAATTAATCAAAGAATTTAACATAGAACCGATTATGTTTGGTTCAAAAAAGGATTTTATTAATAATCAAAAATTAGTTAGCAGACTAGAAAAAGGTTTTAATGTCTCTGGAGAAGTTAATGTTCGAGAAGGAATCGCGCTATTATCCCATTGTAAGTTATATTTAGGAAATGATACCGGAACAATGCATATGGCTGCTGCAGCAGGAATCAAATGTGTTGCAATATTTTCATCAATTGATATGCCTGGCAAATGGTATCCGTATGGAACAGGACACAAAGTATTTAGAACAAAAATAGAATGTGAAGGTTGTTTACTGAAAGAATGTATTGAAAATAAATCAAAATGTATAACATCAATAAATTATAAAGATGTTTACAATGCATGTAAAATGATATTAAACGAATCCCTATGA
- a CDS encoding sugar transferase gives MEKRLFDIICSSLGLIVLSPFLLFISLWIKLDSKGPIFYRGVRVGLNGIQFRIYKFRSMIINAENIGASSTNKNDSRVTSVGKYIRNYKLDEFSQLINVFLGDMSLVGPRPEVQKFVDLYTEEEKIILTVRPGITDFASIQFHNEGEIIEASGIADPDEAYEKLIRPEKLRLQLKYVKEQNMLLDILLIFKTIKRILIR, from the coding sequence ATGGAAAAAAGACTATTCGACATTATTTGTTCATCGTTAGGGCTTATCGTACTAAGCCCTTTTTTATTATTTATATCGCTTTGGATTAAACTGGATTCTAAAGGTCCAATATTTTATCGCGGCGTACGAGTGGGCTTAAATGGAATTCAGTTTCGGATATATAAATTCCGCAGCATGATTATTAATGCCGAAAATATTGGTGCATCATCGACGAATAAAAATGATTCGAGAGTAACAAGTGTTGGCAAATACATTAGAAATTATAAGCTTGACGAGTTTTCTCAACTCATCAATGTATTTTTAGGTGATATGAGCCTGGTTGGTCCTCGACCGGAAGTTCAAAAGTTTGTCGACCTGTATACTGAAGAAGAAAAAATTATACTTACAGTTAGACCCGGGATTACAGACTTTGCCTCAATACAATTTCACAATGAGGGTGAAATCATTGAGGCTTCGGGTATAGCTGACCCAGATGAAGCATATGAAAAACTGATCCGGCCTGAAAAATTACGATTACAATTGAAGTATGTAAAAGAACAAAATATGTTATTAGATATACTCTTAATATTTAAAACCATAAAACGTATCCTTATTCGGTAA
- a CDS encoding thiamine pyrophosphate-dependent dehydrogenase E1 component subunit alpha, with protein sequence MSKALYTKKYLQKLYEQMVLIRKTEESFVQPILDGTIRCPVHLYSGQEAVAVGISAHLNNKDIYFGNHRSHGHYLAKGGDLYRMVAEIYCKEDGCAKGRGGSMHILDPSVGMLGAAPIVSGTIALSLGAALALKGRKRNNLAVAFFGDGAMGEGVLIESINFAAVKNLPIIFVCENNLYSTHLPIREIRPNVPIAKIGSAYGILSYRVDGNDLLKTLDVSKKAVDLCRKGKGPVFIEFLTYRMRGHVGPSDNIQGTLTDIRPAKEIDLWKKKDPIKRFEKYLLSKKMFDKNTLKQIHQKIDAMLVEIHSRANAASRPNPKELPLYVFK encoded by the coding sequence ATGTCTAAAGCATTGTATACAAAAAAGTATTTACAAAAGTTGTACGAACAGATGGTGCTAATCAGAAAAACTGAAGAGAGCTTCGTTCAACCTATTCTTGATGGCACTATTCGATGTCCCGTTCATCTCTATTCAGGGCAGGAGGCAGTTGCTGTTGGCATTAGCGCACATTTAAATAACAAGGATATATATTTCGGAAATCATCGTTCTCATGGTCACTATTTAGCAAAAGGGGGCGATCTCTATAGGATGGTCGCCGAAATATATTGCAAAGAAGATGGGTGTGCTAAAGGTCGAGGTGGGTCAATGCACATCCTTGACCCATCGGTAGGGATGCTCGGAGCTGCGCCAATTGTTAGCGGAACAATAGCGCTTTCTTTAGGTGCAGCCCTTGCTTTAAAAGGAAGAAAACGTAATAATCTTGCGGTTGCATTTTTTGGTGATGGGGCAATGGGTGAAGGTGTTCTTATAGAATCGATTAACTTTGCTGCAGTTAAGAATCTGCCAATAATTTTTGTGTGTGAAAATAATCTCTATTCTACCCATCTACCAATTCGTGAAATTCGACCGAATGTTCCCATCGCAAAGATAGGATCTGCATACGGAATTCTTTCATATCGTGTTGATGGAAATGATCTCTTAAAAACATTGGATGTAAGTAAAAAAGCTGTTGACCTTTGCCGTAAAGGTAAGGGACCAGTTTTTATTGAATTTCTGACGTATAGAATGAGAGGCCACGTCGGTCCAAGTGATAACATACAGGGAACTCTCACCGATATTCGACCGGCGAAAGAAATTGACCTATGGAAAAAAAAGGACCCTATTAAGAGATTCGAAAAATATTTGTTATCAAAAAAAATGTTTGATAAAAATACATTGAAGCAAATTCATCAAAAAATCGATGCAATGCTTGTTGAAATTCATAGTCGCGCAAATGCAGCATCGCGTCCGAATCCCAAGGAATTACCATTGTATGTCTTTAAATAA
- a CDS encoding glycosyltransferase family 4 protein: protein MKLWLLTVGEPLPTYSKSRLHKTGILAHYLSTQGHDIVWWTSKYDHLSKSFIEENNDRVLINNNLTMIFLHGMGYKKNISIRRLINHWQIGKAFINQAVKEPLPDLILCSFPTIELSLEAVRFGKKNNIPVIIDVRDLWPDIFIDVLPHRFKWLGKVLLFKLFRDTATIFRQCSAIIAVSPGYLNWALSYSGRIKNVSDKVFSLGYKRLILPSAENENIKEKLYGLGIDKSKLIFWFSGTFGKTYDLIPIIKAANKLQTKDVQFVFSGKGEQEKIWMNKSKGLKNIIFTGWLNASELHCMSQIADIGLMAYAKGAPQGLPNKLFEYLSAGLPIISSLKGESENLLLKNKCGLIYDASSENNLFDCLTYLLNNLGELETMKSNAIRLFDKSFDSDNINSEIMEYLKSLLNKYR, encoded by the coding sequence ATGAAACTATGGTTATTAACGGTAGGTGAGCCACTTCCGACTTATTCAAAAAGTCGTTTACATAAAACTGGAATATTAGCTCATTATTTATCAACTCAAGGGCATGACATAGTATGGTGGACTTCAAAATATGATCATTTATCAAAATCATTCATTGAAGAAAATAATGATAGAGTATTAATTAATAATAATTTAACGATGATATTCCTACACGGAATGGGATATAAAAAAAATATTTCGATCAGGAGATTGATAAATCATTGGCAGATTGGAAAAGCGTTTATAAATCAAGCAGTGAAAGAACCATTGCCCGATTTGATCCTTTGTTCATTTCCTACAATTGAATTATCTTTGGAGGCTGTTCGATTTGGTAAAAAAAATAATATCCCGGTTATCATAGATGTCCGTGATTTATGGCCGGACATTTTCATCGATGTATTACCTCATCGTTTCAAATGGCTGGGTAAAGTATTATTGTTTAAACTATTTAGGGATACTGCAACTATATTCAGACAATGTTCTGCTATTATTGCTGTCTCACCTGGATATCTAAACTGGGCATTATCCTATTCTGGAAGAATCAAAAATGTATCTGATAAAGTGTTTTCGCTTGGGTATAAACGGTTGATTTTACCAAGTGCAGAAAATGAAAATATTAAGGAAAAACTTTATGGTCTTGGAATCGACAAATCAAAATTAATATTTTGGTTCTCAGGAACATTTGGAAAAACTTATGATTTAATCCCGATTATTAAAGCAGCAAATAAATTACAAACAAAAGATGTTCAATTTGTTTTTTCAGGCAAGGGTGAACAGGAAAAAATATGGATGAATAAATCGAAAGGGTTAAAAAATATCATATTTACGGGCTGGTTGAATGCTTCGGAACTTCACTGTATGTCACAAATTGCCGATATCGGTTTAATGGCTTACGCGAAAGGAGCTCCCCAGGGGTTGCCAAATAAACTTTTTGAATATTTGTCTGCGGGACTGCCGATTATATCGAGTTTGAAGGGAGAATCTGAAAATTTATTATTAAAAAACAAATGTGGGTTAATTTATGATGCTAGTAGTGAAAATAATTTATTTGATTGTCTTACCTATTTATTAAATAACTTAGGTGAATTAGAAACAATGAAATCAAATGCGATACGCTTGTTTGATAAGTCTTTTGATTCTGATAATATTAATTCTGAAATAATGGAATATTTGAAATCGTTATTAAATAAATACAGATAA
- a CDS encoding class I SAM-dependent methyltransferase, producing MLNREEVTKKWYDVYYGKHGKNRNNLRRNKEVLFQNLALEVSVIRAFGYINQDSKSALVLDVGCGNGVEIFQFVRLDFQIENIYGIDLNNERLEQGIKSFPQAKLTSGDASNMPFEKNKFDIVFESTMFSTLPDDNLCQAISNEMVRVCKHGGYLVLVDWRYKKPQNPNYNALNRKNLSRYFSIGTMTELITIQNGALIPPLGRFLSRRAPSLYFLIAKAFPLLVGQVVYVLKKIEKE from the coding sequence ATGTTAAATCGAGAAGAAGTTACAAAAAAATGGTATGATGTCTATTATGGTAAGCACGGAAAAAATAGAAATAATCTTAGAAGAAACAAAGAAGTTTTATTCCAGAATCTTGCACTTGAAGTTTCAGTTATCCGGGCTTTTGGATATATTAATCAAGATTCAAAATCTGCGTTGGTTCTTGATGTAGGATGTGGTAATGGAGTAGAAATATTTCAATTTGTTAGACTGGATTTCCAAATTGAAAACATTTATGGTATTGATTTAAATAATGAGCGTCTGGAACAAGGAATAAAATCATTCCCACAGGCAAAGTTAACTTCTGGAGATGCTTCAAATATGCCATTTGAGAAAAATAAATTTGATATTGTTTTTGAATCAACTATGTTTTCCACATTGCCTGATGATAATCTATGTCAAGCAATTTCTAATGAAATGGTAAGAGTTTGCAAACATGGCGGTTATTTAGTTCTTGTAGATTGGAGGTATAAAAAACCACAAAATCCTAATTATAATGCGTTAAACAGGAAAAACTTATCGAGATATTTTTCTATCGGAACAATGACTGAATTGATAACGATACAAAATGGCGCTTTAATACCACCGCTTGGTCGTTTTTTGTCTAGGCGTGCACCATCATTGTATTTTCTTATTGCGAAAGCATTTCCCTTGTTAGTTGGACAAGTAGTATATGTGTTAAAAAAAATTGAAAAAGAATAA
- a CDS encoding transketolase C-terminal domain-containing protein, which translates to MSLNKLRELEYSLAINEALHQVMNAHDDTILIGQGLKSPWYVGNTCRGLLEAFGEDRVIDTPVSENAMTGMAVGASISGNRSIVVHPRMDFMLYAFDPIINEAANWSFMSGGTLNVPVVIWGIINRGGEQAAQHSQALHALFAHIPGLKVVMPSTAYDAKGLMVAAIMDPNPVIFIDDRLLYQSKSVVPEEMYSVTIGEAAIRTEGADITIVAVSYMAFLAEKVSQRLSLEGIRCEVVDLRTVKPLDTNTIFNSIRKTGRVVIADVGWKSFGISAEIAAVIAESGIVLKTPLSRLALPDVPAPASRSLESEFYIDEEKFYRHVKNIFMK; encoded by the coding sequence ATGTCTTTAAATAAACTAAGAGAATTAGAATATAGTCTTGCAATCAACGAAGCATTGCATCAGGTGATGAATGCACATGATGATACTATTTTGATTGGGCAGGGTCTTAAGAGTCCATGGTATGTCGGTAATACTTGCCGCGGATTACTCGAAGCATTTGGTGAAGATCGAGTGATTGATACGCCGGTTTCCGAAAACGCTATGACGGGAATGGCTGTAGGGGCATCAATCTCTGGCAATCGATCCATAGTTGTGCACCCTCGTATGGATTTTATGTTGTATGCATTTGACCCAATCATAAACGAGGCAGCAAATTGGAGTTTTATGAGTGGTGGCACATTGAATGTTCCCGTAGTTATTTGGGGAATAATCAATAGAGGAGGAGAGCAAGCTGCACAGCATTCACAAGCATTACATGCATTGTTTGCTCACATACCCGGCTTAAAAGTTGTGATGCCATCAACCGCTTATGACGCAAAAGGTTTGATGGTTGCAGCAATCATGGATCCCAATCCCGTTATTTTTATTGATGATCGACTTTTGTATCAAAGTAAGTCTGTTGTACCGGAAGAGATGTATAGTGTAACCATTGGAGAAGCGGCTATTCGTACTGAAGGTGCGGATATTACTATTGTAGCTGTTTCGTATATGGCTTTTTTGGCTGAAAAAGTTTCTCAGCGATTATCGTTAGAAGGCATTCGCTGTGAGGTGGTTGATCTTAGAACGGTGAAACCGCTTGATACGAACACCATCTTCAATTCCATCAGAAAAACTGGCAGGGTAGTGATTGCAGATGTTGGCTGGAAAAGTTTTGGTATATCTGCTGAAATTGCAGCAGTGATTGCAGAAAGTGGTATTGTCTTAAAGACGCCATTGAGTCGTTTAGCACTGCCGGATGTTCCGGCACCGGCAAGTAGATCATTGGAATCAGAATTTTATATTGACGAAGAGAAATTCTACCGCCACGTTAAAAATATTTTTATGAAATAA
- a CDS encoding O-antigen polymerase produces MKINKIFNSQKELKYYWAFVVFVIFYLNSVHINTEEYVIPVIASLISAGFALHVSGYLWSSPITILILAHVIQYPVATILIMTISHPSLAMEMDLWEITSPGLWAMTIGMLGLTLGFMLVKPRKKLFIFKDKYLSSIEITSFEFNLLLTMLIIPIVFIYLYSGIYYHKDVAGIESYSFENANLLGVVGYLIYIVYLGIILQVNRYLVIKSSQELTRTVIIILIPTLLMLPTGTRSSSFIFLILPFIFFLEYGKSKVQKGIIIMASIFIFSFLTVIIGSYRLTSNERNESSFYDRITKVITDITLLKLSTDNIEIVDDFTKISLSRRLSDVQSVSFLIDNIPSKYPHRGFEDIDKFPIFIIPTLIRPEIGLELNYDATLMMKKYQFRTEIGGSSPMMLLGEMYERFGWSGIFIGMIIVGLIMGKMQKYYVGRKFEQMALWSFSFYTITMFHAISLLKIFIFFTKQLVIFYILIVILKYIMSLMKKDEEKLNSNSFILILKMKIIAFIKS; encoded by the coding sequence ATGAAAATAAATAAAATATTTAATTCTCAAAAAGAACTAAAATATTATTGGGCATTTGTTGTCTTCGTGATTTTCTACCTCAATAGTGTTCATATTAATACCGAAGAGTATGTAATCCCGGTGATTGCATCACTTATATCAGCAGGATTTGCATTGCACGTATCTGGGTATTTATGGAGCTCACCTATAACAATATTAATTTTAGCACATGTGATTCAATATCCGGTTGCAACAATATTAATTATGACAATTTCCCATCCCTCTCTTGCAATGGAAATGGATTTATGGGAAATAACAAGCCCCGGTTTATGGGCGATGACAATTGGTATGCTCGGCCTTACTTTAGGATTTATGTTAGTTAAACCGCGTAAAAAATTATTTATATTTAAAGACAAATATTTAAGTAGTATTGAAATTACATCATTTGAATTTAATTTATTATTAACCATGTTAATAATTCCGATCGTTTTTATATATCTGTATTCCGGAATTTATTATCATAAAGATGTTGCGGGAATAGAATCTTATTCTTTTGAGAATGCCAATCTTCTTGGTGTTGTAGGTTATCTTATTTATATAGTGTATTTAGGAATCATTCTTCAAGTTAATAGATATTTGGTGATTAAATCTTCTCAGGAGCTGACTAGAACGGTAATAATAATATTAATCCCAACTCTATTAATGCTTCCTACAGGTACTCGAAGTAGTAGTTTTATATTTCTTATTTTACCCTTTATATTTTTTCTTGAGTACGGGAAGTCAAAAGTGCAGAAGGGCATCATAATAATGGCTTCCATTTTCATTTTTTCTTTTTTAACTGTGATTATTGGAAGCTATCGATTGACTTCAAATGAGCGTAATGAATCATCATTTTATGATCGGATTACAAAAGTGATTACCGATATTACATTATTGAAATTAAGCACTGACAATATTGAAATAGTTGATGATTTTACAAAAATATCGTTATCCCGCAGATTAAGTGATGTTCAATCAGTTAGTTTTCTAATTGATAATATTCCAAGTAAATATCCGCACAGAGGATTTGAAGATATTGATAAATTTCCAATCTTTATCATTCCAACATTAATAAGACCAGAAATTGGGCTTGAACTAAATTATGATGCGACTCTAATGATGAAAAAATACCAATTTAGAACGGAAATAGGTGGATCTTCACCTATGATGTTACTTGGAGAAATGTATGAAAGGTTTGGTTGGTCCGGAATATTTATTGGTATGATAATTGTTGGTCTCATAATGGGCAAAATGCAAAAATATTATGTTGGAAGAAAATTTGAACAAATGGCATTATGGTCGTTTTCATTTTATACAATTACGATGTTTCATGCCATTTCATTATTAAAAATATTTATATTTTTTACAAAACAGCTTGTAATATTTTATATTCTCATTGTTATATTAAAATATATTATGAGTTTAATGAAAAAGGATGAAGAAAAGCTAAATAGTAATTCATTTATTCTCATTTTAAAAATGAAAATAATTGCTTTCATAAAAAGTTAA